In a genomic window of Cyprinus carpio isolate SPL01 chromosome A10, ASM1834038v1, whole genome shotgun sequence:
- the LOC109110969 gene encoding trafficking protein particle complex subunit 13-like isoform X1 — protein sequence MQVKGQSSAADKMEVNQAKQEHLLALKVMRLTKPTLFTNMPVTCEDRDLPGDLFVRLMKDDPSTVKGAETLILGEMLTLPQNFGNIFLGETFSSYISVHNDSNQIVKDILVKADLQTSSQRLNLSASNSAVSELKPECCIDDVIHHEVKEIGTHILVCAVSYTTQMGEKLYFRKFFKFQVLKPLDVKTKFYNAESDLSSVTDEVFLEAQIQNITTSPMFMEKVSLEPSMMYNVTELNSVSSDNESESTFGKMSYLQPLDTRQYLYCLKPKPEFAEKAGVIKGVTVIGKLDIVWKTNLGERGRLQTSQLQRMAPGYGDVRLSLELIPDTVSLEEPFDITCKITNCSERTMDLELEMCNTRSVHWCGVSGRQLGKLSPNASLSIPLTLLSSVQGLQSISGLRLTDTFLKRTYEYDDIAQVCVVCPYTSPES from the exons atgcaggtcaaaggtcagtccAGTGCAGCAGACAAGATGGAAGTCAACCAGGCAAAACAAGAGCATCTCCTCGCACTAAAAG TGATGCGGCTGACCAAACCTACGCTTTTTACAAACATGCCGGTGACGTGTGAGGACCGAGACCTTCCAG GTGATTTGTTTGTACGACTCATGAAAGACGATCCATCGACCGTAAAGGGGGCAGAAACACTAATCCTTGGGGAAATGCTCACGCTGCCACAGAATTTCGg AAATATTTTCCTTGGCGAGACCTTCTCCAGTTACATCAGCGTGCACAACGACAGCAATCAAATAGTCAAAGATATTCTTGTGAAG GCGGACCTGCAGACGAGCTCCCAGAGGTTGAATTTATCCGCTTCAAACTCTGCTGTTTCGGAGCTCAAGCCTGAGTGCTGCATTGATGATGTCATCCATCATGAGGTCAAGGAGATTGGGACACACAT CTTGGTCTGTGCCGTCAGTTACACCACTCAGATGGGAGAGAAGCTTTACTTTAGAAAGTTCTTCAAATTTCAG GTTCTCAAGCCTCTAGATGTAAAAACCAAATTCTACAATGCTGAG AGTGACCTCAGTTCAGTG ACGGATGAGGTGTTTCTAGAGGCACAGATCCAGAACATCACTACATCCCCAATGTTCATGGAGAAAGTCTCTCTGGAGCCTTCTATGATGTACAACGTCACTGAACTCAACAGCGTGTCCTCTGACAATGAGAG cGAGTCAACGTTCGGGAAGATGTCGTATCTGCAGCCGCTGGACACGAGGCAGTATTTGTACTGTCTGAAGCCCAAGCCAGAGTTCGCAGAGAAGGCCGGGGTCATCAAGGGGGTGACCGTGATCGGCAAACTAGACATCGTGTGGAAAACCAACCTTGGGGAGAGAGGACGTCTACAGACCAGCCAGCTCCAGAGAATG GCTCCTGGTTACGGTGACGTCAGGCTTTCTCTGGAGTTGATCCCAGACACGGTCAGTCTAGAGGAGCCCTTCGACATCACCTGTAAAATCACAAACTGCAG TGAGAGGACCATGGatctggagctggagatgtgtaACACTCGCTCCGTTCACTGGTGTGGGGTGTCAGGCAGACAGCTGGGGAAACTCAGCCCCAACGCTTCCCTCTCCATTCCTCTCACACTACTGTCCTCCGTCCAGGGTTTACAG agcaTATCTGGACTGAGGCTAACAGACACCTTCCTGAAGAGGACGTATGAATATGATGACATCGCACAGGTCTGTGTGGTGTGTCCGTACACCAGTCCAGagagctga
- the LOC109110969 gene encoding trafficking protein particle complex subunit 13-like isoform X2 yields MQVKGQSSAADKMEVNQAKQEHLLALKVMRLTKPTLFTNMPVTCEDRDLPGDLFVRLMKDDPSTVKGAETLILGEMLTLPQNFGNIFLGETFSSYISVHNDSNQIVKDILVKADLQTSSQRLNLSASNSAVSELKPECCIDDVIHHEVKEIGTHILVCAVSYTTQMGEKLYFRKFFKFQVLKPLDVKTKFYNAETDEVFLEAQIQNITTSPMFMEKVSLEPSMMYNVTELNSVSSDNESESTFGKMSYLQPLDTRQYLYCLKPKPEFAEKAGVIKGVTVIGKLDIVWKTNLGERGRLQTSQLQRMAPGYGDVRLSLELIPDTVSLEEPFDITCKITNCSERTMDLELEMCNTRSVHWCGVSGRQLGKLSPNASLSIPLTLLSSVQGLQSISGLRLTDTFLKRTYEYDDIAQVCVVCPYTSPES; encoded by the exons atgcaggtcaaaggtcagtccAGTGCAGCAGACAAGATGGAAGTCAACCAGGCAAAACAAGAGCATCTCCTCGCACTAAAAG TGATGCGGCTGACCAAACCTACGCTTTTTACAAACATGCCGGTGACGTGTGAGGACCGAGACCTTCCAG GTGATTTGTTTGTACGACTCATGAAAGACGATCCATCGACCGTAAAGGGGGCAGAAACACTAATCCTTGGGGAAATGCTCACGCTGCCACAGAATTTCGg AAATATTTTCCTTGGCGAGACCTTCTCCAGTTACATCAGCGTGCACAACGACAGCAATCAAATAGTCAAAGATATTCTTGTGAAG GCGGACCTGCAGACGAGCTCCCAGAGGTTGAATTTATCCGCTTCAAACTCTGCTGTTTCGGAGCTCAAGCCTGAGTGCTGCATTGATGATGTCATCCATCATGAGGTCAAGGAGATTGGGACACACAT CTTGGTCTGTGCCGTCAGTTACACCACTCAGATGGGAGAGAAGCTTTACTTTAGAAAGTTCTTCAAATTTCAG GTTCTCAAGCCTCTAGATGTAAAAACCAAATTCTACAATGCTGAG ACGGATGAGGTGTTTCTAGAGGCACAGATCCAGAACATCACTACATCCCCAATGTTCATGGAGAAAGTCTCTCTGGAGCCTTCTATGATGTACAACGTCACTGAACTCAACAGCGTGTCCTCTGACAATGAGAG cGAGTCAACGTTCGGGAAGATGTCGTATCTGCAGCCGCTGGACACGAGGCAGTATTTGTACTGTCTGAAGCCCAAGCCAGAGTTCGCAGAGAAGGCCGGGGTCATCAAGGGGGTGACCGTGATCGGCAAACTAGACATCGTGTGGAAAACCAACCTTGGGGAGAGAGGACGTCTACAGACCAGCCAGCTCCAGAGAATG GCTCCTGGTTACGGTGACGTCAGGCTTTCTCTGGAGTTGATCCCAGACACGGTCAGTCTAGAGGAGCCCTTCGACATCACCTGTAAAATCACAAACTGCAG TGAGAGGACCATGGatctggagctggagatgtgtaACACTCGCTCCGTTCACTGGTGTGGGGTGTCAGGCAGACAGCTGGGGAAACTCAGCCCCAACGCTTCCCTCTCCATTCCTCTCACACTACTGTCCTCCGTCCAGGGTTTACAG agcaTATCTGGACTGAGGCTAACAGACACCTTCCTGAAGAGGACGTATGAATATGATGACATCGCACAGGTCTGTGTGGTGTGTCCGTACACCAGTCCAGagagctga
- the LOC109110972 gene encoding small glutamine-rich tetratricopeptide repeat-containing protein beta-like, whose amino-acid sequence MAVEKRLAYSIVQFLRDQTHCGSLNSDEQESLEVAVQCLETTFKISSRDYHLAAPQPLREIFLNSLLKNDIVTLPETFPSPEDIERAELLKNEGNNHMKEENYSSALDCYTKAIELDQRNAVYYCNRAAAHSKLGHYTEATGDCERAIAIDPSYSKAYGRMGLALTSMSKYPEAISYFNKALVLDPENDTYKSNLKIAEQKQREASSPTATGLGFDMASLINNPAFISMAASVMQNQQVQQLMSGMMSNAVGGPAAGVGGLSDISSLIEAGQQFAQQIQQQNPELIEQLRNHIRSRSFSGSAEEQS is encoded by the exons ATGGCAGTGGAAAAGCGCTTGGCATATTCTATCGTCCAGTTCCTGAGAGATCAGACTCACTGTGGCTCGCTGAACTCAGATGAACAGGAGAGTCTGGAAG TTGCAGTACAGTGTCTGGAAACCACCTTCAAGATCAGCTCCAGAGACTACCATCTTGCCGCCCCTCAGCCGCTGAGAGAGATATTCCTCAATTCCCTTCTCAAA AATGATATTGTTACGCTCCCCGAGACGTTTCCATCTCCAGAGGACATCGAGAGAGCCGAGCTGCTGAAAAATGAGG GGAATAATCACATGAAAGAGGAGAATTACAGCAGCGCTCTGGACTGTTATACAAAAGCCATCGAGTTGGACCAAAGAAATGCAGTGTATTACTGTAACAG GGCCGCGGCTCACAGTAAGCTGGGACACTACACCGAGGCGACGGGAGACTGTGAGCGAGCGATTGCCATCGACCCGTCGTACAGTAAAGCTTATGGAAGAATGGG ATTGGCGCTAACTTCCATGAGCAAGTATCCCGAGGCgatatcttattttaataaagcTCTGGTGTTAGATCCTGAAAACGACACTTACAAGTCCAACCTGAAGATCGCAGAGCAGAAACAGAGAGAGGCGTCCAGCCCT ACGGCCACGGGACTGGGCTTTGACATGGCCAGCCTCATCAATAACCCCGCTTTCATTAGCATG GCTGCCAGTGTGATGCAAAACCAACAGGTGCAACAACT TATGTCAGGCATGATGTCTAACGCAGTGGGGGGACCTGCAGCCGGAGTCGGTGGATTATCTGACATATCCAGTCTCATTGAAGC TGGACAGCAGTTCGCCCAGCAGATCCAGCAGCAGAATCCAGAACTGATCGAACAGCTGAGGAACCACATCCGGAGTCGCTCCTTCAGCGGCAGCGCCGAGGAACAGTCCTGA